The following proteins come from a genomic window of Hymenobacter canadensis:
- a CDS encoding PH domain-containing protein has translation MGFFSAILGNAGVAQPSELQTEYGMLMADGEAIEIGFKLVRDVFIFTNKRLILVDKQGLTGKKIDYLSIAYKSISRFGIETAGHLDLDAELKIWVSGETQPSVMRKFNKQVNIYDLQKVLAQHVLF, from the coding sequence ATGGGATTCTTTTCCGCAATTCTCGGCAACGCAGGCGTTGCCCAACCCTCCGAGTTACAAACCGAATACGGCATGCTGATGGCTGATGGCGAAGCCATCGAAATCGGCTTCAAGCTGGTACGGGACGTATTTATCTTCACCAACAAACGCCTGATCCTGGTAGACAAACAAGGCCTTACGGGTAAGAAAATCGACTACCTGTCAATTGCCTACAAAAGCATATCCCGCTTCGGCATCGAAACGGCCGGCCATCTGGACCTAGATGCGGAGCTGAAAATCTGGGTTTCCGGCGAAACCCAACCCAGCGTGATGCGCAAGTTCAATAAGCAGGTCAATATCTATGATTTGCAGAAAGTACTGGCCCAGCACGTGCTGTTCTAA
- a CDS encoding DUF3667 domain-containing protein: MSSVSLPSAPVAAPHPLPSEAAHTAAHTCLNCGHAVPDRFCGRCGQDAHHTHRLTLKDMPHDVLHSIWHIDKGILYTLRTMVFRPGSTIRAYLAGQRVDHFRPLSLLFLITGVYAVLFSALHINMMPPRDPTVPEAVYQMQVSFSAFFMKYLAWCYLATVPLWALAARLFLRRGGYNYAECLIIASFITAINNFITLLLMPVTYAYSGTPQIQTFSFYALLLVIGYASWAYGNLLNHTTIGWLGRLWRGFLTFMLGYIMLIVVGVVVMFTLNWSSIKQSVKQQAKAKQEQQRNAAAPPAARPQ, translated from the coding sequence ATGTCCTCCGTTTCCCTGCCTTCCGCACCTGTTGCCGCGCCTCATCCACTTCCTTCAGAGGCCGCGCATACCGCCGCGCATACGTGCCTGAACTGCGGTCATGCCGTGCCCGACCGGTTCTGCGGGCGCTGCGGGCAGGACGCGCACCACACGCACCGCCTCACGCTGAAGGATATGCCCCACGACGTGCTCCATTCTATCTGGCACATTGACAAGGGCATTCTGTACACGCTGCGCACGATGGTATTCCGCCCCGGTTCCACTATCCGGGCCTACCTAGCCGGTCAGCGCGTCGACCATTTTCGGCCCCTGTCGCTGCTGTTTCTCATCACGGGGGTGTATGCCGTGCTCTTCTCGGCGCTGCACATCAACATGATGCCCCCCCGCGACCCCACCGTGCCGGAGGCGGTGTATCAAATGCAGGTGTCGTTCAGCGCGTTTTTCATGAAATACCTGGCCTGGTGCTACCTGGCGACGGTGCCGCTCTGGGCGCTGGCGGCCCGCTTGTTTTTGCGGCGCGGCGGCTACAACTACGCCGAATGCCTCATCATTGCCTCGTTCATCACGGCCATCAACAACTTTATCACCCTGCTGCTGATGCCCGTCACGTATGCCTACAGCGGCACGCCCCAGATCCAGACCTTCAGCTTCTACGCGCTGCTGCTGGTGATAGGCTACGCCTCGTGGGCTTACGGCAATTTGCTAAATCATACAACTATCGGCTGGCTGGGTCGCCTGTGGCGCGGCTTTCTGACCTTTATGCTGGGTTACATCATGCTCATTGTAGTGGGTGTAGTGGTGATGTTTACCCTGAACTGGTCCAGCATCAAACAGTCGGTGAAGCAGCAGGCCAAAGCCAAGCAGGAACAGCAGCGCAACGCCGCCGCCCCGCCCGCGGCCCGGCCGCAATAG
- a CDS encoding deoxyhypusine synthase family protein, translating to MQITNFLKHHYRHFNAAALIDAAEGYNKHLADGGKMMITLAGAMSTAEMGIQLAELIRQDKVQIISCTGANLEEDIFNLVAHDFYERVPNYRDLTPADEQALLERHMNRVTDTCIPEEEAMRRLEHSVLKFWEKADKAGEQYFPHEFFYQILKSGELEQYYQIDPKDSWMLAAAEKNLPIICPGWEDSTLGNIFAGHVISGDIKNVHTVRTGIEYMIYLAGWYTEQATDASPVGFFQIGGGIAGDFPICVVPMLHQDLGRTSVPLWGYFCQISDSTTSYGSYSGAVPNEKITWGKLGQDTPKFIIESDATIVAPLIFAIVLGQ from the coding sequence ATGCAAATCACCAACTTCCTCAAGCACCACTACCGCCACTTCAACGCCGCCGCGCTTATTGATGCCGCCGAGGGCTACAACAAGCACCTGGCCGATGGTGGCAAGATGATGATTACCCTGGCCGGCGCCATGAGCACCGCCGAAATGGGCATCCAGCTGGCTGAGCTCATCCGCCAGGACAAGGTGCAGATCATCAGCTGCACGGGTGCCAACCTGGAGGAGGACATCTTCAACCTGGTAGCTCACGACTTCTACGAGCGGGTGCCCAACTACCGCGACCTGACCCCCGCCGACGAGCAGGCCCTGCTGGAGCGCCACATGAACCGCGTGACGGACACCTGCATCCCCGAGGAAGAGGCCATGCGCCGCCTCGAGCACTCGGTGCTGAAGTTCTGGGAAAAGGCCGACAAGGCCGGTGAGCAGTACTTCCCCCACGAGTTCTTCTACCAGATCCTGAAGTCGGGCGAACTGGAGCAGTACTACCAGATTGACCCCAAGGACAGCTGGATGCTGGCCGCCGCCGAGAAAAACCTGCCCATCATCTGCCCCGGTTGGGAAGACAGCACGCTGGGTAACATCTTCGCCGGCCACGTCATTTCGGGCGACATCAAGAACGTGCACACCGTGCGCACCGGCATCGAGTACATGATTTACCTGGCCGGCTGGTACACCGAGCAGGCCACCGACGCCAGCCCGGTGGGCTTCTTCCAGATTGGCGGCGGCATTGCCGGCGACTTCCCCATCTGCGTGGTGCCCATGCTGCACCAGGACCTGGGCCGCACCTCGGTGCCGCTGTGGGGCTACTTCTGCCAGATTTCGGACTCGACGACTTCGTACGGTTCGTACTCCGGCGCCGTGCCGAACGAGAAAATCACTTGGGGCAAGCTGGGCCAGGACACGCCCAAGTTCATCATCGAGTCGGATGCTACCATCGTGGCTCCGCTCATCTTCGCCATCGTGCTGGGCCAGTAA
- the hslV gene encoding ATP-dependent protease subunit HslV, producing MKIRSTTVLGVRHNGQVALGADGQATMDKHVAKSNVRKVRKLHDGKVVTGFAGSTADAFLLLDRFEEKLGNYGGQLRRAAIELAKEWRKDQYLRKLEAMMVVCDKDELLIIAGSGDVLEPDSDVAAIGSGAMYAQAAALALKKHAPHLTARQMVEEALHIAADICIYTNHNLMIEEPV from the coding sequence ATGAAAATCCGTTCTACAACCGTGCTGGGCGTGCGCCACAACGGCCAGGTGGCCCTCGGCGCCGATGGCCAGGCCACCATGGACAAGCACGTGGCCAAGAGCAATGTGCGCAAGGTGCGCAAGCTCCACGACGGCAAAGTGGTAACCGGCTTCGCCGGCTCCACCGCCGATGCGTTTCTGCTGCTCGACCGGTTCGAGGAGAAGCTCGGCAACTACGGCGGCCAGCTGCGCCGCGCCGCCATCGAGCTGGCCAAGGAGTGGCGCAAAGACCAGTACCTACGCAAGCTGGAAGCCATGATGGTGGTCTGCGACAAGGACGAGCTGCTCATCATCGCCGGCTCCGGCGACGTGCTGGAGCCCGATTCCGACGTGGCCGCCATCGGCTCGGGCGCTATGTATGCCCAGGCCGCCGCGCTGGCTCTCAAGAAGCACGCCCCCCACCTCACCGCCCGCCAGATGGTGGAAGAAGCCCTGCACATTGCTGCCGACATCTGCATCTACACCAACCACAACCTCATGATTGAGGAGCCGGTATAG